Proteins from a genomic interval of Aquabacterium sp. J223:
- a CDS encoding MFS transporter produces MADAPFSLRRIAVSAFGPSLLFGIGEGAILPVVPITARELGASVPVAALVAMLIGLGALVSNIPASLVTLRWGERWAIVVAGVWCALGMALCALTSDLALFAVGCFMVGMSQATFNLARQSYLTEAVPIGFRARALSTLGGVMRIGMFIGPFAAAAAMHRFGLPAAYAVGVVALLAATAVAARLPDLVPESQRVAPGEAAAPRPTLRSTLRDHRRVFLTLGLGVMFISAVRAARQVVVPLWADQLALAPSVVSLIYGVSAGLDMLVFYPAGKVMDRRGRLWVVVPSMLIMGGGLLLMPLAHSAAGLLLVAAAIGFGNGIGSGVIMTLGADHSPRQGRAHFLGVWRLMSDIGSSCGPALLSFLTAALSLGAGIAATGLLALAAAAQLGYWIPRSRRRP; encoded by the coding sequence ATGGCCGACGCCCCGTTCTCGCTCCGTCGCATCGCCGTCTCCGCCTTCGGCCCGTCGCTGCTCTTCGGCATCGGCGAAGGCGCCATCCTCCCGGTGGTGCCCATCACCGCGCGCGAGCTCGGCGCCTCGGTGCCGGTGGCGGCGCTGGTGGCGATGCTCATCGGCCTGGGCGCGCTGGTCAGCAACATCCCCGCGTCGCTGGTCACGCTGCGCTGGGGGGAACGCTGGGCCATCGTCGTGGCCGGGGTCTGGTGCGCGCTCGGCATGGCGCTGTGCGCCCTCACCTCGGACCTGGCGCTGTTCGCCGTCGGCTGCTTCATGGTGGGCATGTCGCAGGCCACGTTCAACCTGGCGCGGCAGAGCTACCTCACCGAAGCCGTGCCGATCGGCTTTCGCGCCCGCGCGCTGTCGACGCTCGGCGGGGTGATGCGCATCGGCATGTTCATCGGCCCGTTCGCCGCCGCGGCGGCGATGCACCGCTTCGGCCTGCCGGCGGCCTACGCCGTCGGCGTGGTGGCGCTGCTCGCGGCCACGGCCGTCGCCGCCCGGCTGCCCGACCTGGTGCCCGAGTCGCAGCGCGTCGCGCCGGGCGAGGCGGCGGCCCCCCGGCCGACGCTGCGGTCCACCCTGCGCGATCACCGGCGCGTCTTCCTCACGCTCGGCCTCGGCGTGATGTTCATCAGCGCGGTGCGGGCGGCACGCCAGGTGGTCGTTCCGCTGTGGGCCGACCAGCTGGCCTTGGCGCCGTCGGTGGTGTCGCTGATCTACGGCGTCTCGGCCGGCCTGGACATGCTGGTCTTCTACCCCGCCGGCAAGGTCATGGACCGGCGCGGCCGGCTGTGGGTGGTGGTGCCGTCCATGCTCATCATGGGTGGCGGCCTGCTGCTGATGCCGCTGGCCCATTCGGCCGCCGGGCTGCTGCTGGTGGCCGCGGCCATCGGCTTCGGCAACGGCATCGGCTCGGGGGTGATCATGACGCTCGGTGCCGACCACTCGCCACGCCAGGGCCGGGCGCACTTCCTCGGCGTCTGGCGGCTGATGTCCGACATCGGTTCGTCCTGCGGCCCGGCGCTGCTGTCCTTCCTCACCGCCGCGCTGTCGCTGGGCGCGGGCATTGCTGCCACGGGCCTGCTGGCGCTGGCCGCGGCGGCGCAGCTGGGGTACTGGATACCGCGCAGCCGGCGCCGCCCCTGA
- a CDS encoding NUDIX hydrolase yields the protein MSDPEIQTVSSREVYRNRWISVREDRIRRADGSDGLYSVVDKKDFAVIAAVQDGRVWLVEQYRYPVRGRFWELPQGTWDRDTVDPEGLARAELREETGLEAEHLQHAGRLCLAYGLTPQAYDIFLATGLTEHPPQREPEEQGLIARAVPLAELDAMMRDGRLVDATTVAVMGLLRLKGLLAD from the coding sequence ATGTCCGACCCCGAGATCCAGACCGTTTCCAGCCGAGAGGTCTACCGCAACCGCTGGATCTCGGTGCGCGAGGACCGCATCCGCCGCGCCGACGGCAGCGACGGGCTGTACAGCGTGGTCGACAAGAAGGACTTTGCCGTCATCGCCGCGGTGCAGGACGGGCGCGTCTGGCTGGTCGAGCAGTACCGCTACCCGGTGCGCGGCCGCTTCTGGGAGCTGCCGCAGGGCACCTGGGACCGCGACACGGTGGACCCCGAGGGGCTGGCCCGCGCCGAGCTGCGCGAGGAAACCGGCCTCGAGGCCGAGCACCTGCAGCACGCCGGCCGGCTGTGCCTGGCCTACGGCCTGACCCCGCAGGCCTACGACATCTTCCTGGCCACCGGCCTGACCGAGCACCCGCCGCAGCGCGAGCCGGAGGAGCAGGGCCTGATCGCCCGCGCCGTGCCGCTGGCCGAACTCGACGCGATGATGCGCGACGGCCGCCTGGTGGACGCCACCACCGTGGCCGTGATGGGGCTGCTGCGGCTGAAGGGCCTGCTCGCCGACTGA
- a CDS encoding DUF4197 domain-containing protein: MQRRHASLALLLLVPPHRAVAALSEGDASAGVRAALERGAGLAVARLGRPDGFFADPRLRIPLPGPLEQASALLRLAGQQQKVDELVLAMNRAAEAAVPQARPLLVNAVKSMSVEDALAVVRGGDDSVTRFFAGKTREPLFAQLLPLVTRATEKVALAQRYNALAERLARAGLVRQDEVQLERHVTAKTLDGLYLAIGEEERRIRQDPVGTGSAILKKVFGG, translated from the coding sequence ATGCAACGCCGCCACGCCAGCCTCGCCCTGCTGCTGCTCGTGCCGCCGCACCGCGCGGTCGCCGCGCTGTCCGAGGGCGACGCCAGCGCCGGCGTGCGCGCGGCGCTGGAGCGGGGCGCGGGCCTGGCGGTGGCACGGCTGGGCCGGCCCGACGGCTTCTTCGCCGACCCGCGGCTGCGCATCCCGCTGCCCGGACCGCTGGAGCAGGCGTCGGCGCTGCTGCGGCTGGCCGGCCAGCAGCAGAAGGTCGACGAGCTGGTGCTGGCGATGAACCGGGCGGCCGAAGCGGCGGTGCCGCAGGCCAGGCCGCTGCTGGTGAACGCGGTGAAGTCGATGAGCGTGGAGGACGCGCTGGCCGTCGTGCGCGGCGGCGACGACTCGGTGACCCGCTTCTTCGCGGGCAAGACCCGCGAGCCGCTGTTCGCCCAGTTGCTGCCGCTGGTCACCCGCGCCACCGAGAAGGTGGCACTGGCGCAGCGCTACAACGCGCTGGCCGAGCGGCTGGCACGCGCCGGCCTGGTCAGGCAGGACGAGGTGCAGCTCGAACGCCACGTCACCGCCAAGACGCTGGACGGCCTGTACCTGGCCATCGGCGAAGAGGAGCGCCGCATCCGCCAGGACCCGGTGGGCACCGGCAGCGCCATCCTCAAGAAGGTCTTCGGCGGCTGA
- the phhA gene encoding phenylalanine 4-monooxygenase has product MSTATPTAPNVAIGAPRPPVGAAADWTVDQRWADHSPQEHAVWSTLFRRQAALLPGRACRAFLQGLDTLPLSHDRIPDFRRLSDTLMKRTGWQVVAVPGLVPDAVFFDHLAHRRFPAGRFIRGADSLDYLQEPDVFHDVFGHVPLLLNPVMADYMQAYGEGGLRAQALGKLDQLARLYWYTVEFGLLREDGALRLYGAGIASSYAESRFALDSASPHRLRFDLERVMRTRYRIDDFQEAYFVLDGLDELLALARIDFAPLYRRLDHGPEHDPGQLLDSDTVLHRGDGSHHHPARPASH; this is encoded by the coding sequence ATGTCGACCGCCACGCCCACCGCCCCCAACGTCGCCATCGGCGCCCCTCGGCCACCGGTCGGTGCGGCTGCGGACTGGACCGTCGACCAGCGCTGGGCCGACCACTCGCCACAGGAACACGCGGTGTGGTCGACGCTCTTTCGCCGACAGGCGGCGCTGCTGCCCGGCCGCGCCTGTCGGGCCTTCCTGCAGGGCCTGGACACGCTGCCCCTGTCGCACGACCGCATCCCCGATTTCCGCCGCCTGTCCGACACGCTGATGAAACGCACCGGCTGGCAGGTGGTCGCCGTGCCCGGCCTGGTGCCGGACGCGGTGTTCTTCGACCACCTGGCGCACCGGCGCTTCCCGGCGGGCCGCTTCATCCGCGGCGCCGACTCGCTGGACTACCTGCAGGAGCCCGACGTCTTCCACGACGTGTTCGGCCACGTGCCGCTGCTGCTCAACCCGGTGATGGCCGACTACATGCAGGCCTACGGCGAAGGCGGTCTGCGGGCGCAGGCGCTGGGCAAGCTCGACCAACTGGCGCGGCTGTACTGGTACACGGTGGAATTCGGCCTGCTGCGAGAGGACGGCGCGCTGCGCCTCTACGGCGCGGGCATCGCCTCGTCCTACGCCGAAAGCCGCTTCGCGCTGGACAGCGCGTCGCCGCACCGCCTGCGCTTCGACCTCGAACGGGTGATGCGCACCCGCTACCGCATCGACGACTTCCAGGAAGCCTACTTCGTGCTCGACGGGCTGGACGAGCTGCTGGCGCTGGCCCGCATCGACTTCGCGCCGCTGTACCGCCGGCTCGACCATGGGCCCGAGCACGACCCCGGCCAGCTGCTCGACAGCGACACCGTCCTGCACCGCGGGGACGGCTCCCACCACCACCCTGCCCGCCCTGCCTCGCACTGA
- a CDS encoding phospholipase D-like domain-containing protein has product MDSMASPLLAAVLAFAVVVMGIVIWSIKRHRDPELTLDCRDPLERLLPSLSGLTHASLLDGNRVELLENQAFFDALFEEIERARTSIHFETFLWKEGRVGRRLAAALAQRARDGLVVRVMLDDRGCSGMGEASEREMRDAGCKVVRYHTARLRNLGVLNRRNHRKAVVFDGRVALVGGHCIVDDWLHDGGPGLRFHDLALRLHGPAVHSVQSSFSENWVAETGELFVGEGVFPVLAPAGDVPIHAARAKPERAAPAVKILHHMVLCIARERLWIQNPYFLPQTEAVRALCAAVKRGVDVRVMVPAAEASDMPIVQHAAHHRFAELLAGGVRIFEYPHTLLHQKVMTVDGRWCAVGSSNFDDRSFEINDEITLGLLDPALAQRLMAIFERDQAECRELQLDRWQRRGLRHRLLDRTLYLLHEQL; this is encoded by the coding sequence ATGGACTCGATGGCCTCGCCCCTGCTGGCGGCCGTGCTGGCGTTCGCGGTCGTGGTGATGGGCATCGTCATCTGGTCGATCAAGCGCCACCGCGACCCCGAACTCACCCTCGACTGCCGCGACCCGCTGGAGCGGCTGCTGCCCTCGCTCAGCGGCCTGACGCATGCCTCGCTTCTTGACGGCAACCGGGTGGAACTGCTGGAGAACCAGGCTTTCTTCGACGCGCTGTTCGAGGAGATCGAGCGCGCCCGCACCTCCATCCACTTCGAGACCTTCCTGTGGAAGGAGGGCCGCGTCGGCCGGCGGCTGGCGGCCGCGCTGGCGCAGCGGGCCCGCGACGGCCTGGTGGTGCGGGTGATGCTCGACGACCGCGGCTGCAGCGGCATGGGCGAGGCCAGCGAACGCGAGATGCGCGACGCCGGCTGCAAGGTGGTGCGCTACCACACCGCGCGGCTGCGCAACCTGGGTGTGCTCAACCGGCGCAACCACCGCAAGGCGGTGGTGTTCGACGGCCGGGTGGCGCTGGTCGGCGGCCACTGCATCGTCGACGACTGGCTGCACGACGGCGGCCCCGGCCTGCGCTTCCACGACCTGGCGCTGCGGCTGCACGGGCCGGCGGTGCATTCGGTGCAGTCGTCGTTCAGCGAGAACTGGGTGGCCGAGACCGGCGAGCTGTTCGTCGGCGAGGGCGTGTTCCCGGTGCTGGCGCCCGCCGGCGACGTGCCCATCCACGCCGCCCGGGCCAAGCCCGAGCGCGCCGCGCCGGCGGTGAAGATCCTGCACCACATGGTGCTGTGCATCGCGCGCGAACGGCTGTGGATCCAGAACCCCTACTTCCTGCCGCAGACCGAGGCGGTGCGGGCGCTGTGCGCCGCGGTGAAGCGGGGCGTCGACGTGCGGGTGATGGTGCCGGCGGCCGAAGCGTCCGACATGCCCATCGTGCAGCACGCGGCGCACCACCGCTTCGCCGAACTGCTGGCCGGCGGCGTGCGCATCTTCGAGTACCCGCACACCCTGCTGCACCAGAAGGTGATGACCGTCGACGGCCGCTGGTGCGCGGTGGGCTCCAGCAACTTCGACGACCGCTCGTTCGAGATCAACGACGAGATCACGCTGGGCCTGCTCGACCCGGCGCTGGCGCAGCGGCTGATGGCCATCTTCGAGCGCGACCAGGCCGAATGCCGAGAGCTGCAGCTCGACCGCTGGCAGCGCCGCGGCCTGCGCCACCGGCTGCTCGACCGCACGCTGTACCTGCTGCACGAGCAGCTTTGA
- a CDS encoding PAS domain-containing sensor histidine kinase, with amino-acid sequence MQGDWEQRWWWAEQNAGFGVWDLDVPGNVVHYSPQWKALLGYPATEGAEPTSLWRGRVHPDDLGPMLQALTSLLEGGRSDYETEFRLRGADGGYRWVLSRGRVVQRDGEGRALRAIGTLTELTGRREAEQRRLLAQQQVATERAVGRLMGLMHHGLRTPLNAVLGFAQLMQQPGRVDPADHRRYAAQIERAGWHLLQMVDDLLDLAGLERGAQLRLQPLALERALREAADPVRRLADEQAVTLLADPVPADAQVLADPEALRRVLGHLLRNAVQHHRRGGQVRLSTEAAEGGWHVVVADDGRGIAPERLARVFAPLHGSAEPEHPSGGLGLGLPLSRALAEAMGGRLAVLSAPGRGTEVRLHLPTP; translated from the coding sequence ATGCAGGGAGATTGGGAACAGCGGTGGTGGTGGGCCGAGCAGAACGCCGGCTTCGGCGTCTGGGACCTCGACGTGCCGGGCAACGTCGTGCACTACTCGCCGCAATGGAAGGCGCTGCTGGGCTACCCGGCCACCGAGGGCGCCGAGCCCACCAGCCTGTGGCGCGGCCGGGTCCACCCCGACGACCTGGGGCCGATGCTGCAGGCGCTGACCTCCTTGCTCGAAGGCGGCCGGTCGGACTACGAGACCGAGTTCCGCCTGCGCGGCGCCGACGGCGGCTACCGCTGGGTGCTGTCGCGTGGGCGGGTGGTGCAGCGCGACGGCGAGGGCCGGGCGCTGCGCGCCATCGGCACGCTGACCGAGCTGACCGGCCGCCGCGAGGCGGAGCAGCGGCGGCTGCTCGCGCAGCAGCAGGTGGCCACCGAACGCGCGGTCGGGCGGTTGATGGGGCTGATGCACCACGGCCTGCGCACCCCGCTCAACGCGGTGCTCGGTTTCGCCCAGCTGATGCAGCAGCCGGGCCGGGTCGACCCGGCCGACCACCGCCGCTATGCGGCGCAGATCGAACGCGCCGGCTGGCATCTGCTGCAGATGGTCGACGACCTGCTCGACCTGGCAGGGCTGGAGCGCGGCGCCCAGCTGCGGCTGCAGCCGCTCGCGCTCGAGCGCGCGCTGCGGGAGGCGGCGGATCCGGTGCGGCGGCTGGCCGATGAACAGGCGGTGACGCTGCTCGCCGATCCGGTGCCGGCCGATGCCCAGGTGCTGGCCGACCCCGAGGCCCTGCGCCGGGTGCTGGGCCACCTGCTGCGCAACGCCGTGCAGCACCACCGTCGCGGCGGCCAGGTGCGGCTGTCGACCGAAGCGGCCGAGGGCGGCTGGCATGTGGTGGTCGCCGACGACGGTCGGGGCATCGCCCCCGAACGGTTGGCACGGGTGTTCGCGCCGCTGCACGGCAGCGCCGAACCCGAGCACCCGAGCGGCGGCCTCGGCCTCGGCCTGCCGCTCAGCCGCGCGTTGGCCGAGGCCATGGGCGGTCGTCTGGCGGTGCTCTCCGCGCCGGGACGGGGCACCGAGGTTCGGCTGCACCTGCCCACCCCCTGA
- the hppD gene encoding 4-hydroxyphenylpyruvate dioxygenase encodes MPDLFDNPMGLDGFEFVEFASPVAGLLEPVLEKLGFSLVARHRSKDVLLYRQGGINFIVNREPKSIASYFAAEHGPSACGLAFRVKDAHKAYARALQLGAQPIDIPTGPMELRLPAIKGIGGAPLYLIDRYEDGRSIYDIDFEWLDGVDRRPVGHGFLEVDHLTHNVYRGRMGYWADFYSKLFNFREIRYFDIEGEYTGLTSKAMTAPDGRVRIPLNEESKKGSGQIEEFLMQFNGEGIQHIALRTDDILKSVDALQLAGIPVMSAPNDIYYEMLAERLPGHGEDVGALQARGILMDGTTAEGSKRLLLQIFSQPLFGPVFFEFIQRKGDDGFGEGNFKALFQSMERDQIRRGVLETA; translated from the coding sequence ATGCCCGACCTGTTCGACAACCCCATGGGCCTGGACGGCTTCGAGTTCGTCGAGTTCGCCTCGCCGGTAGCGGGCCTGCTCGAACCCGTGCTGGAGAAGCTGGGCTTCAGCCTCGTCGCCCGCCACCGGTCGAAGGACGTGCTGCTGTACCGCCAGGGCGGCATCAACTTCATCGTCAACCGCGAGCCGAAGAGCATCGCGTCGTACTTCGCCGCCGAGCACGGCCCCTCGGCCTGCGGCCTCGCCTTCCGGGTGAAGGACGCGCACAAGGCCTATGCCCGCGCGCTGCAGCTGGGCGCGCAGCCCATCGACATCCCCACCGGGCCGATGGAGCTGCGCCTGCCGGCCATCAAGGGCATCGGCGGCGCGCCGCTGTACCTGATCGACCGCTACGAGGATGGACGCTCCATCTACGACATCGACTTCGAATGGCTCGACGGCGTGGACCGCCGGCCGGTGGGCCACGGCTTCCTGGAGGTCGACCACCTCACGCACAACGTCTACCGCGGCCGCATGGGCTACTGGGCCGACTTCTATTCGAAGCTCTTCAACTTCCGCGAGATCCGCTACTTCGACATCGAGGGCGAGTACACCGGCCTGACCAGCAAGGCCATGACCGCGCCCGACGGCCGCGTCCGCATCCCGTTGAACGAGGAATCGAAGAAGGGCTCCGGCCAGATCGAGGAATTCTTGATGCAGTTCAACGGCGAGGGCATCCAGCACATCGCGCTGCGGACCGACGACATCCTGAAGAGCGTGGACGCGCTGCAGCTGGCCGGCATCCCGGTGATGTCCGCGCCCAACGACATCTACTACGAGATGCTGGCCGAACGCCTGCCGGGCCATGGCGAGGACGTCGGCGCGCTGCAGGCGCGCGGCATCCTGATGGACGGCACGACGGCGGAAGGATCGAAGCGGCTGCTGCTGCAGATCTTCTCGCAGCCGCTGTTCGGCCCGGTGTTCTTCGAGTTCATCCAGCGCAAGGGCGACGACGGCTTCGGCGAGGGCAACTTCAAGGCGCTGTTCCAGAGCATGGAGCGCGACCAGATCCGCCGCGGGGTGCTGGAGACGGCCTGA
- a CDS encoding sulfite exporter TauE/SafE family protein, with protein sequence MWLLILVAGLWAGLQNALAGGGSFVTLPALIVAGLSPLAANITSTVALFPGQVTAGWAGRRLVTGTPSLSFRALLLISLAGGVVGGLLLLNTPSRVFARLVPWLVLFATVVFAWGSFRRRPAGEVAAPRLGAWGAGAAQFCIAIYGGYFGGGIGFLMLAALTLAGLATRHAGATKNVLAAVMNASAVALFVFSPEVHWREALVLGAGAMAGGLAGSWVLQRVNERWLRGAIVLIGVALTVGLFVRPV encoded by the coding sequence CTGTGGCTGCTCATCCTCGTCGCCGGCCTGTGGGCCGGTCTGCAGAACGCGCTGGCCGGCGGCGGCTCCTTCGTCACCCTGCCGGCGCTGATCGTGGCCGGCCTGTCGCCGCTGGCGGCCAACATCACCTCCACCGTGGCGCTGTTCCCGGGCCAGGTGACCGCCGGCTGGGCCGGGCGCCGGCTGGTCACCGGCACGCCGTCGCTGTCCTTCCGCGCCCTGCTGCTGATCAGCCTGGCCGGCGGCGTGGTCGGCGGGCTGCTGCTGCTGAACACGCCGTCGCGGGTGTTCGCGCGGCTGGTGCCCTGGCTGGTGCTGTTCGCCACGGTGGTCTTCGCCTGGGGCAGCTTCCGGCGCAGGCCCGCCGGCGAGGTCGCCGCCCCGCGCCTGGGGGCCTGGGGCGCGGGCGCGGCGCAGTTCTGCATTGCCATCTACGGCGGTTACTTCGGCGGCGGCATCGGCTTCCTGATGCTGGCGGCGCTGACGCTGGCCGGCCTGGCCACCCGACATGCCGGGGCGACGAAGAACGTGCTGGCGGCGGTGATGAACGCCTCGGCGGTGGCGCTGTTCGTCTTCTCGCCGGAGGTGCACTGGCGCGAGGCGCTGGTGCTCGGTGCCGGCGCGATGGCCGGCGGCCTGGCCGGCAGCTGGGTGCTGCAGCGGGTCAACGAGCGGTGGCTGCGCGGCGCGATCGTGCTGATCGGCGTGGCGCTGACGGTGGGCCTGTTCGTGCGTCCGGTCTAG
- a CDS encoding lysylphosphatidylglycerol synthase domain-containing protein, with the protein MTISRGHTAPSPDAAAGHAAVGPSSWRAAWWPRIRRWAVPALGVLVFGLLVSHAHKVDWSGAWQSLQRTPLPVLAAVLGLSVASHALYGSFDLLGRRHTRHGLPVWRTWAIAVASYAFNLNLGSLVGGVALRARLYARAGLDEATVAQVVGMSMATNWLGYGVLAGALFAAGVIEPPQQARIGEHGFRLLGAAMLGLAAAYLVACRACQGRSWRLRGRPLRLPSARTAMLQMALSAANWALMGLAMSLLLGDKVGYGTALGVLMAAAVVGVVTPIPAGLGVLEAVYLGLLSGTLGQGRVMGAVLAYRALYYLLPLGWGLVLYALLERHASVHPAAETSDAGGTPPA; encoded by the coding sequence ATGACGATCAGCCGCGGCCACACCGCCCCCTCGCCCGATGCCGCGGCCGGTCACGCCGCGGTCGGCCCCTCCTCCTGGCGGGCGGCCTGGTGGCCGCGCATCCGCCGCTGGGCGGTGCCGGCCCTCGGCGTGCTGGTGTTCGGCCTGCTGGTGTCGCACGCCCACAAGGTGGACTGGTCGGGCGCCTGGCAGTCGCTCCAGCGCACCCCGCTGCCGGTGCTGGCGGCGGTGCTCGGGTTGTCGGTGGCCAGCCATGCGCTGTACGGCAGCTTCGACCTGCTGGGCCGTCGCCACACCCGCCATGGCCTGCCGGTGTGGCGCACCTGGGCCATCGCGGTGGCCAGTTATGCCTTCAACCTGAACCTCGGCTCGCTGGTTGGCGGGGTCGCCCTCAGGGCGCGCCTGTACGCACGCGCCGGGCTCGACGAGGCCACCGTGGCGCAGGTGGTCGGCATGAGCATGGCGACCAACTGGCTGGGCTACGGCGTGCTGGCCGGCGCGTTGTTCGCCGCGGGCGTGATCGAGCCGCCGCAGCAGGCGCGCATCGGCGAGCACGGCTTCCGGCTGCTCGGCGCGGCCATGCTGGGGCTCGCTGCGGCGTACCTGGTGGCCTGCCGTGCCTGCCAGGGGCGCAGCTGGCGGCTGCGCGGCCGGCCGCTGCGCCTGCCGTCGGCGCGCACCGCCATGCTGCAGATGGCGTTGTCGGCGGCGAACTGGGCGCTGATGGGCCTGGCCATGTCGCTGCTGCTGGGCGACAAGGTGGGCTATGGCACCGCCCTCGGGGTGCTCATGGCCGCAGCGGTGGTGGGCGTGGTGACGCCGATCCCGGCCGGCCTCGGCGTGCTGGAGGCGGTCTACCTCGGCCTGCTGTCCGGCACCCTCGGCCAGGGCCGGGTGATGGGCGCGGTGCTGGCCTACCGCGCGCTGTACTACCTGCTGCCGCTGGGCTGGGGACTGGTGCTGTACGCGCTGCTCGAGCGCCACGCCAGCGTGCACCCGGCCGCCGAGACGTCCGATGCCGGCGGCACGCCGCCGGCCTAG
- a CDS encoding GGDEF domain-containing protein: MKLDVQTLFVAMFAAFLLFGLTLTMSRRSLPDRPELAAWATGTWCMVGAFVLLALRLVGPEWVSVIGGNVLMFVAIHLNGRALHRFVTGGPPPRWQLLAPVAGAVLITLLHTRPVAERTAVVSVTLALQGLPMVWVALRGGRAAEPSLRTVGIAVALGVVALAARTVHALSSPADYATFWQTSLGNGATYLAGYLFPLGAGIGFIVANLERTAGQLREQATYDGLTGCLRRSVFTTLLEQACRRARRDGQPLALVLLDIDHFKAINDGHGHQAGDHVLQRFAQAVRERLRASDVLGRVGGEEFAVLLPATSADGARHVAEQLRQAVQALAVEVGASRPLAVTVSAGVALLGATDDAAALFQSADAALYEAKRAGRNRVHGAVAAATRPSTPQAATQEP; the protein is encoded by the coding sequence GTGAAGCTCGACGTCCAGACGCTCTTCGTGGCGATGTTCGCCGCCTTCCTGCTCTTCGGCCTGACGCTGACCATGTCGCGCCGCTCGCTGCCCGACCGGCCCGAACTGGCCGCCTGGGCCACCGGCACCTGGTGCATGGTCGGTGCCTTCGTGCTGCTGGCGCTGCGGCTGGTCGGACCCGAATGGGTGTCGGTGATCGGCGGCAACGTGCTGATGTTCGTCGCCATCCACCTCAACGGCCGGGCGCTGCACCGCTTCGTCACCGGCGGGCCGCCGCCGCGCTGGCAGCTGCTCGCACCGGTGGCGGGCGCGGTGCTGATCACGCTGCTGCACACCCGGCCGGTGGCCGAGCGCACGGCGGTGGTGTCGGTGACGCTGGCGCTGCAGGGGCTGCCGATGGTGTGGGTGGCGCTGCGCGGCGGCCGCGCCGCCGAACCCTCCCTGCGCACCGTCGGCATCGCGGTGGCCCTCGGCGTGGTCGCGCTCGCGGCGCGGACGGTGCACGCCCTGTCGTCCCCGGCCGACTACGCCACCTTCTGGCAGACCAGCCTGGGCAACGGCGCCACCTACCTGGCCGGCTACCTGTTCCCGCTCGGCGCGGGCATCGGCTTCATCGTCGCCAACCTGGAACGCACCGCCGGCCAGCTGCGCGAGCAGGCCACCTACGACGGGCTGACCGGCTGCTTGCGGCGCAGCGTCTTCACCACGCTGCTGGAACAAGCCTGCCGGCGCGCCCGCCGCGACGGCCAGCCGCTGGCGCTGGTGCTGCTGGACATCGACCACTTCAAGGCCATCAACGACGGCCACGGCCACCAGGCCGGCGACCACGTGCTGCAGCGCTTCGCGCAGGCCGTGCGGGAACGCCTGCGCGCCTCCGACGTGCTGGGCCGGGTGGGCGGCGAGGAGTTCGCCGTGCTGCTGCCAGCCACCTCGGCGGACGGCGCCCGCCATGTCGCCGAGCAGCTGCGCCAGGCCGTGCAGGCGCTGGCCGTCGAGGTGGGCGCGTCGCGGCCGCTGGCGGTGACCGTGTCGGCCGGCGTCGCCCTGCTGGGTGCGACCGACGACGCGGCGGCGCTGTTCCAGTCCGCCGACGCCGCGCTGTACGAGGCCAAGCGCGCCGGGCGCAACCGGGTGCACGGGGCGGTCGCCGCCGCGACCCGTCCGTCCACGCCGCAGGCCGCCACACAGGAGCCCTGA
- a CDS encoding Lrp/AsnC family transcriptional regulator, protein MAQEVRLDAVDRRILDALQNDGRMTYDTLAERVGLSASAALRRVKRLEETGVIAGYAARLSAERVGLGLTAFITVRTEKHERIDKRRPMDLFSAAVQAWPEVVECVSLTGEMDYLLRVMVADMAHYSRFVMDTLLKHPSVQDCKTSFVLERVKAAALLPL, encoded by the coding sequence ATGGCACAGGAAGTCAGACTGGATGCAGTGGATCGGCGCATCCTTGATGCGCTGCAGAACGACGGCCGCATGACCTACGACACCCTGGCCGAACGCGTCGGCCTGTCGGCCTCGGCCGCCCTGCGCCGGGTCAAGCGGCTGGAGGAGACCGGTGTCATCGCCGGTTATGCGGCGCGGCTCAGCGCCGAGCGGGTGGGCCTGGGCCTGACGGCGTTCATCACCGTGCGCACCGAGAAGCACGAGCGCATCGACAAGCGCCGGCCGATGGACCTGTTCAGCGCGGCGGTGCAGGCCTGGCCGGAGGTGGTGGAGTGCGTGTCGCTCACCGGCGAGATGGACTACCTGCTGCGCGTGATGGTGGCCGACATGGCGCACTACTCGCGCTTCGTCATGGACACGCTGCTCAAGCACCCCAGCGTGCAGGATTGCAAGACCAGCTTCGTGCTGGAGCGGGTGAAGGCGGCGGCGCTGCTGCCCCTGTAG